TTACTGAAGTTTGCTGTATCTGTTTGCATCAGGTGTATTAGGCCCTTAGCCCGAAACCAGTCTTTGATCTTGATAGCTTCTTTTCCATTGGAATCTGCGACTTGTAACTTTAAAATTCTTGGAACAACATCACGATAAACTTCAAGTTTCATAAGTCCAGCATTCAAATCCATTGGTACATACTTTTTGGCAAAACTGTCTACTTTGTTTAAAAACTCAGTCTGGAACTTCGCTAAACTGTCTCCCGTAAGCTTATGTACCCTAGGATAATAAGTTCGTAGCGCATAGAAACTATTTAGCAAATCAGCATTGATTCGCTTGCCCTCTAAATACTTAAAATCTTTAGACAACTTTGCTATAGCATCCAAGCGCGTTTTTCTTTGCTTCGCAGCATCCACTAACACATAAAATGTTTGTTCGATGGTGGATCTAACAGTTTGCCCACCTTCTAAATACGATCCTGCTTTGGGATAAGGGATTGATTTTAAATACTCATTTTCTTTAGAATGACTGCCTCTAAAAGAAGCGTTCCGTGCATCTTCATAATCAATGATGGCCTCTAATTTGTCGCCTGGAGATAAGTAAACTGAATTTCGTGCGATACGAAAGTATTTGGGTTCCTCCAAAGTAAACGTAATTGCAAATCGTCCATTACTGTCTGGCACAAATGACCTTTCAGAATTGGCTATATCAAACGGTTCTGTGTAATCTTTATCTACAATCTCTATGACATTTCTATAATTTTTTATGATTCCGAAAACCGATACTTTATTATTCGGTTTCTGCCCATAGCTCATTGAAAGAGAAATAAAAACAACAATAAAGAGAATATACAGCCTGGCTAATTTCACAGAACAATAATTTACTTTGCAAAATTAAATTTAGAAAGAGTTAGACAAGACACGTAGCCGTTATCTTGTCTAACAATACAACTTATTATTTTGGAACGCACTCATGAATGCTTGAACAAGACTGCCCCGGCAACCACATAAATATAGTTTCGAAAATCGAGCGAGTCCACCTACGATCTATCGTAGGCTTTTTAGACGAACCCATTGAATATCAATAATACAGTATTGTAGAGTTTAACACAACTAACTTTACAAACTTCCGAAACACCGTTCTTCAACACTAAAAAAACGAGAGAGCGAATCTCCGCTCTCTCGTAGGCTTTATGAATACCCAATGCAATAATTTGACACTTAACTTTCCTTAAATAAATCTACTTGGAATAACGCGTGAACACCTTAACTTGTAAACAAGTAAACTTACCTCCACTATTCTGCTACCGAAAAATTAGTATCAATTAACTTTCCAAAGAAAATAGCATTCATCATCAACTTGGAGCCACCTAACCAAAACGCCCGGAAGTTGGGGTTATCAGCTATGGAAATCACTTTTCCACTTCCTACCCCATTTACTACCACGGCAGCAGCATTTTTGATTACATCTAGGTTTTGGCGACTTACCCAGCCACTCTGTAAAGGATTGGCTTTGTATACAAATGGCGTCATGAA
This genomic interval from Flavisolibacter tropicus contains the following:
- a CDS encoding TlpA family protein disulfide reductase, translated to MKLARLYILFIVVFISLSMSYGQKPNNKVSVFGIIKNYRNVIEIVDKDYTEPFDIANSERSFVPDSNGRFAITFTLEEPKYFRIARNSVYLSPGDKLEAIIDYEDARNASFRGSHSKENEYLKSIPYPKAGSYLEGGQTVRSTIEQTFYVLVDAAKQRKTRLDAIAKLSKDFKYLEGKRINADLLNSFYALRTYYPRVHKLTGDSLAKFQTEFLNKVDSFAKKYVPMDLNAGLMKLEVYRDVVPRILKLQVADSNGKEAIKIKDWFRAKGLIHLMQTDTANFSNQQIDLIKTPIYRKKVAETFNKFLSFNGTTAADLVLNDSKGNKIKLSSLRGKIIFIDVWATWCSPCIKEQPYLDSLINRFKDHSDIAFVSLSIDRNEADWLNYISKHQLSGIQWSGDISTLAPYQVSEIPRTILIDQNFKIYAMRGPMPSSAEALQLIEKMLQ